Proteins encoded in a region of the Zea mays cultivar B73 chromosome 4, Zm-B73-REFERENCE-NAM-5.0, whole genome shotgun sequence genome:
- the LOC100272856 gene encoding putative FAD-binding Berberine family protein precursor, which produces MSCSIAALVVSLFLSLNQIISCRAAGADDDGAARSLASCLISHGVTNFTLPTSRSYAGVLNSSISNLRFALPDVGKPAAVVLPGSRQDLQRSVLCARSSSLAVRVRSGGHSYEGLSYTSENRVPFVVIDVANLNRVRVDRGSATAWAEAGATLGELYHAVGRSGRSLAFSAGSCSTIGLGGTVSGGGFGLLSRRFGLAADNVLDAVLVDADGRALDRAAMGRDVFWAIRGGGGGSWGVVYAWKLRLVPVPRNVTVLSVGRTGPVELVAGLVHRWQLVAPSLPDDFYLSVYLPTGPSSLDGNVSVSFSGQVLGPKHRALSALRQSFPELGLAESELGEASWLDATAQFAGLDTAADLPNRQLGSRQYFKGKSDYVRSPISRRAMADIVRYLSTGPPRQGQGQGGGYVILDPYGGAMARIASGDTPFPHRAGTLYGVQYQVYWDEDGELGGRAAAAAGEFCVRWLRSLYAFMAPHVSKGPRAAYVNYLDLDLGANNWTAPAGGSSKAAVARARSSWGAAYFGDNFDRLVGAKTAVDPGNVFNNAQSIPPL; this is translated from the coding sequence atgaGCTGCTCCATCGCAGCTCTCGTGGTTTCCCTCTTCCTTTCACTGAACCAAATCATATCGTGCCGTGCGGCTGGCGCAGACGACGATGGCGCAGCACGCAGCCTCGCCTCCTGCCTCATCTCCCACGGCGTCACCAACTTCACGCTCCCGACGTCCCGGAGCTACGCCGGGGTCCTCAACTCCTCCATCAGCAACCTCCGGTTCGCGCTCCCGGACGTCGGCAAGCCGGCCGCCGTGGTGCTCCCGGGCTCCAGGCAGGACCTGCAGCGCTCCGTGCTCTGCGCGCGGAGCAGCTCGCTGGCGGTCCGCGTGCGCAGCGGCGGGCACAGCTACGAGGGCCTCTCGTACACCTCGGAGAACCGGGTGCCGTTCGTGGTGATCGACGTCGCGAACCTGAACCGGGTCCGCGTGGACCGGGGCTCGGCCACGGCCTGGGCCGAGGCCGGCGCGACGCTGGGCGAACTGTACCACGCCGTGGGCCGGTCCGGCCGGTCGCTGGCGTTCTCGGCGGGCTCCTGCTCGACCATCGGCCTGGGCGGCACCGTCTCCGGCGGCGGCTTCGGGCTGCTGTCGCGCAGGTTCGGGCTGGCGGCCGACAACGTGCTGGACGCGGTGCTCGTCGACGCGGACGGCAGGGCGCTCGACCGGGCCGCGATGGGCCGCGACGTCTTCTGGGCcatccgcggcggcggcggcgggagctGGGGCGTAGTGTACGCCTGGAAGCTCCGGCTCGTCCCGGTCCCTCGCAACGTCACCGTGCTCTCGGTGGGCCGGACCGGCCCGGTCGAGCTCGTCGCCGGGCTCGTCCACAGGTGGCAGCTCGTGGCGCCCAGCCTGCCCGATGACTTCTACCTCTCCGTGTACCTCCCGACCGGTCCGTCATCGCTGGACGGCAACGTGTCCGTCTCGTTCTCCGGCCAGGTGCTTGGACCGAAGCACCGTGCCCTGTCAGCGCTGCGCCAAAGCTTCCCAGAGCTCGGGCTGGCCGAGTCGGAGCTCGGCGAGGCGAGCTGGCTGGATGCGACCGCCCAGTTCGCCGGCCTCGACACGGCGGCCGACCTTCCGAACCGCCAGCTAGGGTCGAGGCAGTACTTCAAGGGCAAGTCCGACTACGTGCGGTCGCCGATCTCGCGGCGCGCCATGGCGGACATCGTCCGGTACCTTTCCACGGGGCCCCcgcggcaggggcaggggcagggggGCGGGTACGTGATCCTGGACCCctacggcggcgccatggcccggATCGCGAGCGGCGACACGCCGTTCCCGCACCGCGCCGGGACCCTGTACGGCGTGCAGTACCAGGTGTACTGGGACGAGGACGGCGAGCTCGgtggccgcgccgccgccgccgccggggagttcTGTGTGCGGTGGCTCCGGTCGCTCTACGCGTTCATGGCGCCCCACGTGTCCAAGGGCCCCCGTGCCGCGTACGTCAACTACCTGGACCTCGACCTCGGCGCCAACAACTGGACCGCCCCGGCGGGAGGGTCGTCGAAGGCGGCGGTGGCGCGCGCGCGCTCGTCGTGGGGCGCCGCGTACTTCGGCGACAACTTCGACCGCCTGGTCGGGGCAAAGACGGCGGTGGACCCCGGCAATGTGTTCAACAATGCACAAAGCATTCCCCCTCTGTAG